CGTTACTCATTAAACGAACCGGCGAAATATCTCCGTATGTTTCCTCTTTTGATAAAATTACGTTAATGGCGTCACGTCCTTCTTCAACTTCTGCCAATAAATTCGGAAGATCTTTATAAGCATCAGGACCAACAACAAGATCGACTATTTTTTCTTCTTCTAAAAACTGACTTTTCAAACGTTCCGCCATACAGCCTAAAACGCCTACTTTCATTTTTGGATTCGTACGTTTTACTGCATTGTATTTTTCTAAACGTTTACGAATAGTTTGTTCCGCTTTGTCACGGATAGAGCAGGTATTCACCAAAACCAAATCGGCTTCTTCAAGAACAGATGTTGTATTATAACCTCCGTCAGATAAAATGGAAGCTACGACTTCACTGTCCGAAAAATTCATCGCACAGCCGTAACTTTCTATAAAGAGTTTTTTAGTATTCTCAGGTTTATTTTCCAGAACAAGACTTTCGCCCTGTTTGCTTTCTTCAATAATCTTTTCCATTGTAAAAATTCAAAGTGCAAAGATAGCGTAATTGAAACGAATATGACAAGATGTCAGATAAAGAATTAACAATGTTTTGAGAAATGTTGATAGCTAGTGTTTTGAGGTTTACTTTCTATGATAAACAGCTATTTCCAGCTCTCCACTTCTTGTCCTCATAAAAAAAGCAAAGTTTTTAATGTTGCAAAAAGAGCTTCCGTTGGTCGCTTTTTTTATAACAAGAAACTTTTGTTTTTTATTCCGGGCAATCCGTTTGCAAATGAAATTCTCTGAACACCGGTTTAAAATAAAGTCAGTGAAGTAATCTGGGCAAAGTAAATGTGTTTTTAAAAGAAAATAAATTGAGTTTTAATTTAGCGCATGTTTCTGCAATGTAAAATCTAAACTCTGAAATCTAAAATTAAAAGGGATTTCTCTGTCAGAAATCATTAAAAGTTATACCTATATATATAATCGAGATTATTACAGATAAATCTGCAATTTTAAGTTTCATAATATCAAAATACTTCAAAAATGCATTCGTAAGGTTAATATTTAAAAAAAATAGATACTTTTGTTGCAGAAAATAAGAGCAATGGCAAAGAATTTAGTTATAGTGGAGTCACCTGCAAAGGCGAAAACGATCGAGAAATTCCTCGGAAGCGATTTTCAGGTGGAGTCAAGTTATGGTCACATAGCCGACTTACCATCAAAGGAAATAGGAGTAGATGTAGAAAATGGATTTAAACCTAAATATGAAGTTTCTCCTGATAAAAAAGCCTTGGTAACGAAACTAAAATCACTTTCTAAGAATGCCGAAACGGTTTGGTTAGCATCCGATGAGGACCGCGAGGGAGAGGCTATTTCATGGCACTTGGCGGAAGAATTAAAATTAGACACAAAAAAAACCAAACGAATTGTTTTTCACGAGATTACAAAATCAGCGATTCTTAAAGCAATCGACAATCCAAGAGAAATTGATTATAATCTAGTAAACGCACAGCAGGCACGTCGTGTTCTGGATCGTTTAGTAGGTTACGAATTATCTCCTGTTTTATGGAGAAAAATCAAAGGAGGACTTTCAGCAGGTCGTGTGCAGTCAGTTTCTGTACGTTTGATCGTTGAAAGAGAGCGTGAAATTCAAAGTTTTAATGCAGTAGCAACCTATTCAATTGTTGCAGAATTTGTAAACGAAGCTGGAAAAGCTTTCAAAGCAAAACTTCCAAAAAACTTTAATACTAAAAAAGAAGCCGAAGATTTCTTAAATCAAAATATCGGTTCAAAATATAAGGTAGCTGATTTAGAAACTAAACCTACCAAAAAATCTCCAACATCTCCTTTTACAACTTCTACGTTACAGCAGGAAGCAGCAAGAAAATTATACTTGCCAGTTGGAATTACCATGCAGTTGGCACAGCGTCTTTATGAAGCCGGATTGATTACTTATATGAGAACGGATTCTGTGAATCTTTCAAAGGAAGCAATGGATGCAGCTGAAGCAGAAATCATAAAATCTTACGGAAAAGAATATTCTAAACCTCGCGTTTTTGCTAACAAAAATAAAGGAGCGCAGGAAGCACATGAAGCAATTCGTCCGACAGATATGTCTCGTCACTCTGTAAATATTGACCGTGACCAAGCGCGTTTATACGATTTGATCTGGAAAAGAACTTTAGCGTCTCAAATGAGTGATGCGCAGTTGGAAAGAACAAATGTAAAAATTGAAGCGGATAATCATGATGAGCTTTTTACAGCTTCTGGAGAAGTATTACTTTTCGAAGGATTCTTAAAAGTGTACTTAGAAGGTCATGATGACGATGAAGAAGAGCAAGAAGGAATGCTTCCAGCTTTAAAAGTAAACGAAAAACTAGCAAATAATTACATTACAGCTACAGAAAGATATTCAAGACCGCCTGCACGTTATACTGAAGCTTCTTTAGTGAAAAAACTGGAGGAACTGGGAATTGGACGTCCGTCTACTTATGCGCCAACTATTTCTACAATTATAAATAGAAATTATGTTGAAAAAGGAACTCTTGAAGGACAAGAGCGTAATTATACACAGCTTACTTTGCAAAACAGTAAAGTAGGAGAGAAGTTGTTGAAAGAAAATACAGGTTCTGATAAAGGGAAATTAGTTCCTACAGATATCGGAACTATTGTAACCGATTTCTTGGTGAAGAATTTTGGAAACATTTTAGATTATAATTTCACAGCAAAAGTAGAGCAGGATTTTGATGAAATTGCTGAAGGAAATATTGACTGGGCAAAAATGATGCAGGATTTCTACAATCAATTTCATCCAAATGTAAAAGAGGTTGAGGCAAATGCAGAACGAGAAAGCGGTGAAAGAATTCTAGGAAAAGATGCTGATGGAAGACAAGTTTCTGTTCGTTTAGGAAAATTTGGGCCAATGGCGCAGATTGGAGAAGCAGATGATGAGGATAAAAAATTTGCCAGCTTAATGGCAGATCAAAATATTGGAAATATTACCCTTGAAGAAGCTTTAAATTTATTTTTGCTGCCTAAAAGTTTAGGAGACTATAAAGGAGAAGAAGTAGAAGTGAATAACGGCCGTTACGGTCCTTATGTTCGTCACGGAAGTGTTTTTATTTCACTGCCAAGAGGTGAAGATCCATTGAATGTTTCTAAAGAAAGAGCTCAGGAATTAATTGACGAAAAAGCACTTGCAGATGCACCGATAGCTGTTTATAAAGGAGAAGGTGTCCAGAAAGGTGTTGGGCGCTTTGGGCCATTTATTAAATGGAACGGACTTTTTGTGAATGTGAGCAAAAAATACAATTTCGATAATTTATCGCAAGCAGATGTAGAAGAGCTTATTGAAGATAAGCTTCAAAAAAATATCGATAAAGTGCTTCACAATTGGGAAGACGAAGGAATTGTGGTGGAGAAAGCCCGTTGGGGACGTTCTGTAATCCTGAAAGGTAAAATCAAAATTGAATTGAGTAAAGATGTTGATGCAACGAAGTTGACATTAGCTCAGGTTCAAGAAATGATAGAAGCAAAAGCTCCTGCAAAGAAAGCGGCAGCGAAAAAAACGACAACAACTAAAAAAGCGCCAGCTAAAAAAGCAGCTGCTAAAAAGAAATAAAGAATAGATGGAATTTGATTTTCTAGAACCAGTAAATGATGTAATTGTAAAATTCGTCGGTGCGCTGTCTTCACAAGAACTTGGAAGTAAAGTAGTTTTTCATACCCAAGATCAGTTTCCTGATATTGATCAAATTAATATAGCTATAATTGGTGTTTTAGAAGATCGTACAAACATCAATATGGTTAACGAAGTTAATCTTTCGGCTGTTCGTAAGAAATTATATAGCATGTATCCAGGTAACTGGGATGCATCAATTGCAGACTTAGGAGATATCCTTGCTGGTGATTCTGTTGAAGATACTTATTTTGCAGTAAAAAAGGTTGTAGCGGCTTTAATTAAGAAAAAAGTCATTCCTATAGTCCTGGGAGGTTCTCAGGATTTGACCTATGCTTTGTATCGTGCTTACGACGATTTAGAACAGATGGTGAATTTGGTAGCTGTGGATAATAAATTTGATTTTGGAAAAGAAAATGAGTCAGTTTCGGCTAATTCGTATTTAACTAAAATCATAATTGATGAGCCAAATAATCTGTTTAACTACTGTAATATTGGGTATCAGACTTATTATAATTCTCAAGAAGAAATTGATTTGATCGAAAAATTATTTTTTGATGCTTATCGTTTAGGTGAAATTTCTAATAAAATTACCCTAGCAGAACCAGTTTTTAGAGATGCAGATTTAGTTAGCTTTGATTTGAATTCTGTAAAATCTTCAGCTTCAGGTAATACGGTTACTTTTGAGCCTAACGGATTTAATGGAAAAGAAATTTGTGCATTGTCTAGATATGCGGGAATAAGTGATAAAGTTTCTGCTTTTGGAGTCTTTAATCACAATAGTACAATGGCAGAGTCCGTTATTATTGCTCAGATTGTATGGTATTTTATTGAAGGATATCATTACCGTTCAAAAGAATATCCATTCGGGAGTCGTGCCAATTATCTTAAATATATAGTGCCGCTGGAAGAGGAGGAATTGATTTTTTATAAAAGTGATAAAACAGACCGTTGGTGGATCGAAATTCCTTTTCAATCAAATGGCCACAATAAGTTAAAAAGAAATACGTTATTACCCTGTTCTTATGATGAATATTTGGCGGCTTGTAACCAAGAATTGCCAGAAAGATGGTGGAAAGCGCAACGAAAAAATGCTTTGTAATATTAAAATTTAAGGTAAATCTTAAATTTTTAAAATGAGTAGAAAAAAGTTAAAATTAATTAGTGAGAAAATATTTACATATGATAAAAATTAACGTTTTACATCGATTTTTTGTCACAGTTTATCGATGAAATATTTTTTTTTTATTTTATTTAACATTATTTTTGAACGGTAAAATAAATTCGCAAGTAGTATTGTTTTTTAGATAAATAATAAATACGTTTACGGACTTTTAATAATGAATAGATAATCCCAAATTTATATGAAGAAGTTTATTGCATTTGCAGCAATGTTAACACTGGTAATCGGCTGTGGTAAGTCAGGTGACAAAGGTGAATTAGTTGGTGTTACAGGAGGGAAATGGCATCCCGAGAAGCCTTATGGAATGACATTAGTTCCGGGTGGATCTTTTATTATGGGTAAATCAGATGCTGATTTAGCTAACGTAGAAGATGCTCCGACTAAAACGGTAACTGTTCGTTCATTTTACATGGATGAAACTGAGATTACTAACAGTGAGTATCGTCAATTTGTGGAGTGGGTAAAAGACTCTACAATGAGAGTTCGTTTAGCAATTTTAGCTGACGAAACTGGACAAAAAGCGACTGATGGTAAAGGTAAAAAAGGCGGAAGTATTGCTGATTATGCTTTCAACGATTCTGATCCAGAAAAAATGACAGCTTACGATAAATATATGTACGATAACTATTACAGTGTAGGTACAAAAGATGATCCGTACGCTGGAAGAAAACTAAACAGAAAAGTTAAATTAATTAAAGATACAAAAGCATATCCAGATGAGTATTATGCTGAAGTAATGGATTCTATGTATTTGCCAATTGAAGAATCATACAATGGTTTAAGAACAATTGATGTAAATAAGTTGAAATTCCGTTATTCTTGGATGGATATTCAAGCTGCTGCAAAAGCTAAAGTTGGAAAAAGAAGTGATTTCGTAAAAACAGAGCAGGTTAATGTTTATCCTGATACAGCTGTTTGGATTAAAGATTTTGCTTATTCATATAATGAGCCAATGCATAATGATTATTTCTGGCACAAAGCTTATGGGGATTATCCTGTAGTTGGTGTTACTTGGAAACAAGCTAAAGCATTCTGTGCTTGGAGAACTCTAAATAAAAATAGCTATATCAAATCTAAGAAAAAAGGTCGTGACCTAGTAAACGCTTTCAGATTGCCAACTGAAGCAGAATGGGAATATGCG
This portion of the Flavobacterium panacagri genome encodes:
- the topA gene encoding type I DNA topoisomerase; this encodes MAKNLVIVESPAKAKTIEKFLGSDFQVESSYGHIADLPSKEIGVDVENGFKPKYEVSPDKKALVTKLKSLSKNAETVWLASDEDREGEAISWHLAEELKLDTKKTKRIVFHEITKSAILKAIDNPREIDYNLVNAQQARRVLDRLVGYELSPVLWRKIKGGLSAGRVQSVSVRLIVEREREIQSFNAVATYSIVAEFVNEAGKAFKAKLPKNFNTKKEAEDFLNQNIGSKYKVADLETKPTKKSPTSPFTTSTLQQEAARKLYLPVGITMQLAQRLYEAGLITYMRTDSVNLSKEAMDAAEAEIIKSYGKEYSKPRVFANKNKGAQEAHEAIRPTDMSRHSVNIDRDQARLYDLIWKRTLASQMSDAQLERTNVKIEADNHDELFTASGEVLLFEGFLKVYLEGHDDDEEEQEGMLPALKVNEKLANNYITATERYSRPPARYTEASLVKKLEELGIGRPSTYAPTISTIINRNYVEKGTLEGQERNYTQLTLQNSKVGEKLLKENTGSDKGKLVPTDIGTIVTDFLVKNFGNILDYNFTAKVEQDFDEIAEGNIDWAKMMQDFYNQFHPNVKEVEANAERESGERILGKDADGRQVSVRLGKFGPMAQIGEADDEDKKFASLMADQNIGNITLEEALNLFLLPKSLGDYKGEEVEVNNGRYGPYVRHGSVFISLPRGEDPLNVSKERAQELIDEKALADAPIAVYKGEGVQKGVGRFGPFIKWNGLFVNVSKKYNFDNLSQADVEELIEDKLQKNIDKVLHNWEDEGIVVEKARWGRSVILKGKIKIELSKDVDATKLTLAQVQEMIEAKAPAKKAAAKKTTTTKKAPAKKAAAKKK
- a CDS encoding formimidoylglutamase produces the protein MEFDFLEPVNDVIVKFVGALSSQELGSKVVFHTQDQFPDIDQINIAIIGVLEDRTNINMVNEVNLSAVRKKLYSMYPGNWDASIADLGDILAGDSVEDTYFAVKKVVAALIKKKVIPIVLGGSQDLTYALYRAYDDLEQMVNLVAVDNKFDFGKENESVSANSYLTKIIIDEPNNLFNYCNIGYQTYYNSQEEIDLIEKLFFDAYRLGEISNKITLAEPVFRDADLVSFDLNSVKSSASGNTVTFEPNGFNGKEICALSRYAGISDKVSAFGVFNHNSTMAESVIIAQIVWYFIEGYHYRSKEYPFGSRANYLKYIVPLEEEELIFYKSDKTDRWWIEIPFQSNGHNKLKRNTLLPCSYDEYLAACNQELPERWWKAQRKNAL
- the gldK gene encoding gliding motility lipoprotein GldK yields the protein MKKFIAFAAMLTLVIGCGKSGDKGELVGVTGGKWHPEKPYGMTLVPGGSFIMGKSDADLANVEDAPTKTVTVRSFYMDETEITNSEYRQFVEWVKDSTMRVRLAILADETGQKATDGKGKKGGSIADYAFNDSDPEKMTAYDKYMYDNYYSVGTKDDPYAGRKLNRKVKLIKDTKAYPDEYYAEVMDSMYLPIEESYNGLRTIDVNKLKFRYSWMDIQAAAKAKVGKRSDFVKTEQVNVYPDTAVWIKDFAYSYNEPMHNDYFWHKAYGDYPVVGVTWKQAKAFCAWRTLNKNSYIKSKKKGRDLVNAFRLPTEAEWEYAARGGLESATYPWGGPYTKSDRGCFLANFKPSRGDYAADEALYTVEAKSYEVNGYGLYNMAGNVSEWTDSAYNPNAYEYVSTMNPNVIDGKNQRKVVRGGSWKDVAYFLQVSTRDHEYADSARSYIGFRTVQDYMGTQVTGNGNGSKRK